The Candidatus Poribacteria bacterium nucleotide sequence ACGCCCCTTGGCATGATCGGGGCCCTGGAGATTTTAAGGGCAAGCGATTCTTGAAACGCCAAGGCATAACGGATTGGGGCATTAAACGATGGGATGCCTCGTGGGGTATTCAACTGTATACAGGCGTTCCTTCGGAACGCAATGGGGCGCGATGGCACGATCTGCACTTCAAGTATGAGGTGATCTGTGCTGCACCAGAGGCCGTTGTCGCTTGTATTGAGGCACTCGTCAATATTGTTAACAACCCGCTTCTAACATTAGGAAAATCCGGTGGACTCCGCTTCTCCTGTAGAGTCCAGGATTATCTCCACCCGAATACCGAAGCAGCGAAGTTGTATATCTATAAAGACACTCCGACACCAGAAAATACGTACCAACGCGACGTGTATCTTGAAATATTTGGCGAAAAAGGGCACACACGCTGGGATGCACGCTATGAGATTCTGATTGGTGACCTATTAGCCCCACCGGTCGTTGCCAAAGAAGTCCTATTCGCGCCTATTGATGCCCTCCGTGCGAAACTTCATGACCCTGCCCCTGATGACACAGAAGCGAAACAGATTGTCAGCCGTGTGCCGCTATCGCTCGGTTCAGAGCACCTTGATCTTGCCAGAGAGGCGTTCTTGCGGTGTGGATTTTCTTATGTCCGACAAGAAGATGGTCTTTACTACTGGACGCAACCTGAAAGCGATGTTGGCAGTGAAGACGCATTACTATCAGAAAGAGATGGTGTCGTATGGGTCCGCGCATTTACACCTGACATAGGGCTGCCGACGCAATCTACGCCAATCACAGATGTTTGGGACGATACAGGTATTCCGTCCCCGATAGATGCTACAAGCACCCCTACCCCCGTGAAAGTGAAGCAGGTACGCGAAGATGAACTCAGCCCGCTGGCGATCAAACGTCCCCCGCCGGTATTAGGACAACATGATAACACCGAAAACGATGAAATACTCCAAAGGGATGTGTTTCAGATAGAAAGCATTTTCGACCGCGGCGTACGTATTCTTGGCGTTATTACAGGGACAGGTCCATGGGACAAACAGTCAGAAGACTCGTATTTCCTCAGTGGCGGCGTAATTTCCGTCAATACGCCGGAGGCTAAATTCGCAGAAAGCGCGGAAAAATACTTTCGAGAGCAGAATATGCCATCGGTGGTTTACTGGAAACCTCGAACACACCTCTGGCAAGAAGTAAAAGATATCCCTATTGAGGCGCGTATAAAAACACCCTTTCAACGCGGAAATGTCTGTGAAGACTCAGAACGGTGCACCGCGCTTGAGGAAAAGGGCGGGAACCCCAATGAAAGTATCTGTCCACAGTGCCCCGTCTATGCCGAATGTCAGCAGCGTGGATACTTATCCCAATTTGCTGCATTACAACAAGCAAAAGTACAAATGTTAACGATCCCGCAACTGTTTTTTGATCCCCAATATACCGAATTGGTAGAACAGATTCTCAAACCAGAAGGTGAAACCGAACGACTTTGTGTTCTCAACCAAGAGCGCACACATAAGTTATTCCTCGAATGTAAACTCTCAAAAAACACTATGGAGGAATGGGCTACTCACTGGCAGGGTTGTGCCTTAGGGAACTTCGCCAAAACATTGCTGAGTGCTTTGGAAATTAAGGGCAAACTTTACGGCGATGCCGTCAAAGGTGTGCGCGCGGTGATGCAGACCTTTGAGTGGCAAGAGGAAACACTTATCCAGCAGATGTGTCAAGTTAGAGTGCGTGGCAGAGCAGTAGCACATCGGATCGTTGACGCTGATACCGGAAAACCATTGGCACG carries:
- a CDS encoding type IV toxin-antitoxin system AbiEi family antitoxin domain-containing protein, whose protein sequence is MAMDSLKNIVQRCHQRHEKPLRQRKTVATPAMYTKDHPRQYTVYCAHRYPVMLHDLEQADISIMPMGHAPWHDRGPGDFKGKRFLKRQGITDWGIKRWDASWGIQLYTGVPSERNGARWHDLHFKYEVICAAPEAVVACIEALVNIVNNPLLTLGKSGGLRFSCRVQDYLHPNTEAAKLYIYKDTPTPENTYQRDVYLEIFGEKGHTRWDARYEILIGDLLAPPVVAKEVLFAPIDALRAKLHDPAPDDTEAKQIVSRVPLSLGSEHLDLAREAFLRCGFSYVRQEDGLYYWTQPESDVGSEDALLSERDGVVWVRAFTPDIGLPTQSTPITDVWDDTGIPSPIDATSTPTPVKVKQVREDELSPLAIKRPPPVLGQHDNTENDEILQRDVFQIESIFDRGVRILGVITGTGPWDKQSEDSYFLSGGVISVNTPEAKFAESAEKYFREQNMPSVVYWKPRTHLWQEVKDIPIEARIKTPFQRGNVCEDSERCTALEEKGGNPNESICPQCPVYAECQQRGYLSQFAALQQAKVQMLTIPQLFFDPQYTELVEQILKPEGETERLCVLNQERTHKLFLECKLSKNTMEEWATHWQGCALGNFAKTLLSALEIKGKLYGDAVKGVRAVMQTFEWQEETLIQQMCQVRVRGRAVAHRIVDADTGKPLARFSIEFEGGASAYIPLDSNAADKLRAKGLSVFPQSVPLNEDLKVVMPMTQAIALGILDTETVESIQAFPTVCREQNWTFWHQLKRFFAHYTRDTDAPIRWDGEVLRFWVPPVLHASVKRLLLVSSVFSEQHLHRVFPDENLESYWTDPIPWSPGNRVFQIRTGVYPSETILDYHNWSNVGVSETGRRFLRGIHAELEADLDVKHGIVTNKDIARRLDDIAKKRNVSFVDDFEKMSMSDTLSEAADVVWVVGTPRRPTMAIWQRAQMLFGNDEKPLSYEDEIESGTYKDLRLQSIYEEEAVYALTEVIVQAELDRLTDRRIVLITGLPLPNITDRPETSIFDWEDFEIAGGLDKLPEAIAIRERFEQERENLTAESSREEVQRVLGCSERQANRVLQRLRGGNIPRVPFRQQILSLLTDGEKKTAELTSAIDGHPEAIQHELTRLVETGEIVRIRRGVYALPVKDGKR